ACCTGCTTTGCTCCTGTCTGCGAGAACGGTCATCCGGCGAGCCCGTTCACTGTGGCCACAGAAAGGGCAGTTGGTTCGACGAAAGAGCACTCATTTCGCCTCTGCAACAAGACTGTGAGACGAGATTCAGCTTCACCGCCAACGGTGAAATAGTCCCGCGTTCAATTTCTGACAAGGCGGCTGCCACGACAATCGACAGGTTGGCACTTGATCTGCCGAAGTTGAATGCACTGCGGGAAGCGGCGATAGACGCACTTCAAGACTTACCAGTATCTGATGTCAAGCGCGTACTCGTCCAAGGACTGGACGGCACGTTCGCGGAGTACTTTACGACCATCAAGGACGTGTTGTTGTAGGCGGTCCTTGAACCCGGACATGCTTATGTAGCGATGTATCGGTTGCCGGCTCACTTTGGCCACTGCAGCAATACCACTTCTTCGCGAAGTTGTTCGCCAGTGGCGGTCGACAGGCGAGTGCGGAACAGGTCGATGCCCTCCACCCGGTAGCCGAGCGACTGTGCTATGTCGCTGAGCAGGGTTCCGGTACGTATCATCACGCGGAGATAGGATGCCTGATCGCCCACGACATAAGCGAGCCTCGCACCGGGATTGAGGATGGTTCTCAACGCCGCAAAGTGCTTTGCCATCCCGCCGAAGTAGAGCTTGGTCACGCGCGCATACATGCGCTCGAACCCGGACGTCTTGCCCATCTCCAATCGGCGATGTTCTATCTTGTGCGCGATTTCCTGGATGGCGCCGTGCGACGCTACCTCCAGGTCGTCTTCGTCGCCCTTGTAGACGCCACGCGTGTTGGAGCGGATAAGGTCCTTCTTGAGCTGTCGCAAGCCACACATGTCGCCGATCAGCCCGAGGATCACCGACTCCAGCCGCGTCGTTCTCGTATAGTCTTTCTCGTTCGGGTAAGGTGGGGAAGTAATCACGGCGTCCACCGAGCGTGGGCGCAGTATCCGATCGACTCGTCGGGCGTCTCCCTGGTGAATGCATGCCGAGACCGTCGCACGGTCTCGCAATTGCGAGAGGTCGTCGATCATTGTCCGCATGTGGCCGAGCCACGAATCCACGACCGGTGCGTCTTCCTTGAGCTTGCCGACTCCCACCTCGGGACCAAACTTCAGGTTGCCGATATCTCGCACCAGGGCATGTGCGAGTGCGAGCCGGCCGTAGCGCGGTAATGGCGATGCACCGCCGGTATCGATGGCGTCGAGCAGGACCAGTGTCTTGTGCAGTGGCAGGGGACTGATCGAGTCCTTCAACAACAGCTTGTTCTGCTCCGGAGTCAGACCTCGTAACGGCGCGCGGGTCCCGTTCCCGTTCCGGGCGCCGAACAAAGGAAGGTCGTTCCAGTCAGAGTAACCATCCCGGGCAATAGCGGCGCGTGCTCGTTCGGCCACTGCTGCTGCGTAGTCAGACAACGCGTCAGGGTCGGCTGACCAGTCCAACTTCACGGAGCTGGCGAACTGTGCCATCGGGTTCGACTCGATGCCTACGCTCGCGATGCCTCGCTTCTTGCACTCTACCAGGGTGGTGCCGGTGCCGGCGAACGGATCGAGCACGGTACCTCCGGTACGAATGTCAAACCGGCCGATATAGTCCTGAACGAGGTGCGGCGGAAACGACAGCACGAACCGGTACCACTCATGGACGGATCGATCCTGCGGCAGCACGTTGTTGACCCGGCTCCGCGCGCGGCTGTCAGTGTTCGGGCGCGTGGACGCTGCTTCCGGCATTACGTGGTCGCGGTCTCCCTCACTGCTCACAAACTATACCAACGGTGAAGCATTGGCCACACTTCCATGGCCCACACCATCGCGCTTGTGGTCGGCGGGCGTGCGGCGGTTTGGCGGACTCTTACGAAACTGGTGGTTTGAGTGGCGCACCGGGAAAGGAGGGCGGCAGGACCGCGTGAGCGGCCCTGCCGGTCCCGGGTACGTTACGGTGGCGGAGGTTAACGGTAGTCGCCGACCTCGTTCAGGAAGCGGCTGTGCGCCGCGTGGTGCAGCTCGACGTAGCGGTCGATGCCCATGTTCTTCATCTGCTGCACGTAGCCGTCCCACTCCTTGTCGATATCGCCGGCGCCGGTGATCCAGCGCGCCTGGTTGGTCTTCCAGAGCTTCTCGATGTCGGTGCGCAGCGTGTTTACCTCGGTCTGCTCGTCGGAGGCGAACTCCGCGCGCACCCACTGTTCCTTGGCCTTGAAGCGCACGTAGTGCTCGTAGTACTGGTCGAACAGGAACTGGGTGGCCGTATCCATGGCCAGATTGGGCCCGAAGTCCTCCTCGCGGAAGATGCTCGGGAAGGTACCGGCGGTGGCAATCTGCGCGCGCCGCTCGGGATCGATCGGCTGCGGCACCCACACGCCGTTCTCCTGCGCGATGCCCTCGGGCGCGAACCCGAACTGCGCCTGCACGCTGTTCTCGAGCGTGTAGAAGCGGTCCACGAACGCCATGGTGTGCTGGGGATAGGGGTTGACGTCGGTCATGAACCACACGTTCTTGATCGCCAGCCGGCCCGGATGCACCCACATCTCCGGCTCGTAGCCGGGCGCCCGCAGCGGGGGGATCGACTCGAACTCGCCGCGGTTGGCGGTGGCCTCGTTGACCGGGGTGAACCCGCGCCGCGCCACCACGAAGCCGTAGATGTTGCCGGACGGGTCGTCCACCTTGGCGTTGAAGTCGTTGGAGTTCATGGTGAAGCTCTCCGGGTCGATCAGCCCTTCGCTGTACAGGTCGGCCATGTAGGTGATCAGGTCCCGGTAGCCCTGGGTGATCGGCGCGAAGTAGGCTTGGCCGTCGCGGATCGCGATGCCGTTCTTGGTGGGCATGCCCCAGATGCCGTACATCGAGCGCAGGTGCTGGGCGAAGCCGTCGTTGACCACGAACGCGAACGGAATCTCGTCCGCCTTGCCGTT
The window above is part of the Spirochaetaceae bacterium genome. Proteins encoded here:
- a CDS encoding TIGR02646 family protein; the protein is MESFEFATQGSYSRILDERARFICCYCEGRIAVDDSHVEHFYPKEEYSNLQLDYGNLLCSCLRERSSGEPVHCGHRKGSWFDERALISPLQQDCETRFSFTANGEIVPRSISDKAAATTIDRLALDLPKLNALREAAIDALQDLPVSDVKRVLVQGLDGTFAEYFTTIKDVLL
- a CDS encoding DNA methyltransferase encodes the protein MPEAASTRPNTDSRARSRVNNVLPQDRSVHEWYRFVLSFPPHLVQDYIGRFDIRTGGTVLDPFAGTGTTLVECKKRGIASVGIESNPMAQFASSVKLDWSADPDALSDYAAAVAERARAAIARDGYSDWNDLPLFGARNGNGTRAPLRGLTPEQNKLLLKDSISPLPLHKTLVLLDAIDTGGASPLPRYGRLALAHALVRDIGNLKFGPEVGVGKLKEDAPVVDSWLGHMRTMIDDLSQLRDRATVSACIHQGDARRVDRILRPRSVDAVITSPPYPNEKDYTRTTRLESVILGLIGDMCGLRQLKKDLIRSNTRGVYKGDEDDLEVASHGAIQEIAHKIEHRRLEMGKTSGFERMYARVTKLYFGGMAKHFAALRTILNPGARLAYVVGDQASYLRVMIRTGTLLSDIAQSLGYRVEGIDLFRTRLSTATGEQLREEVVLLQWPK